DNA from Dehalococcoidia bacterium:
TCATGTATGGGAACGTCTACTGGCATCACACCAGCCGGATCATCACCCGCATGATCGTGCGGGCGGTAGAAGATGCGCTCGAGCATGGCGACCTGAGCGCTGACGAACTGAGGTGGCTGGACGATGCGACCCTGCTCGACCGGCTGCGGAGCGCTCGCCGCCACGGGCTGGCGCGGCGGCTCGTCCAGCGGATCGAGCGGCGGGACCTCTACAAGCGCGCTGTTGAGATCCGGCCGACCGACCCCCTCTTTGACCCGTTGGTTGCAGTGCAGCGCCGCCCCGGCGGCCGATTGGCGGCGGAGGCAGCGTTGACAGCGTGGGCCTCAGCGGCGATAGGACAACCGGTCCCGGCGGATGGTCTCTGGCTCGACCTTCCGCAGCAGCGCAGCTTTCAGCCGGTCGAAGGCGTCATCTGCAAATCGCCGCCTCCGGGCTATCGCAATCCGGTCCCGTGGGAAGCAGTCTCTGGCCTGACCGCTGCCGATCTCGACCGGCTGGCGCGCTCGGTCCAGCGTGTCCGCGTTCTCGCGAGCAGCCGCGACCTCGCTGACCGCATCAATGAGGTGTGGCAGGCCGACCGGAGCGGCGTCGCGCGCGCGATCGAGCGCGTTGCTGCCTGATCAGAAGGCAGCGCCGAGCGCCTCAAGGAGCGCAAGCCGCTGCTCGGGGCTGGCGGCCGAGAACCACGGATTGGCGTAGATCACCACCCCGCCGCGATCGATGACAAAGACAGCGCGTCGGCTCCGTTTCTGCTCTTCGTCGGCAACGCCGTAGGCGCGGGCGACCGTGAGGTCGAGGTCACTGGCGAGCGGGTAGGGCACGCCGCCAAGGCGCTCAGCGAAGCGCGCGTGGGAGTCGAGGGGGTCGGCGCTGATGGCGACGAGGCGCGCGCCAAGCTCCTCGATCAGCGGCAGGTCCTCGGCGAGCGTCTGCGCTTGCGCCTGACAGGCGGGGGTGCCGTCCTCGGTGTAGAAGGCGAGCACCAGTTTGGCATCCCGCCACAGTTCGCTGCCGACAATCTCGCCGGCTGTCGAGGGCAGACGGAAATCGGGCGCCTGGTCGCCGGGCTGGGGGGGCTGGCTCATCACGTTCGACCTCGTGTCGCGGCCACAACTGCTCTCACCGGGAGACTGGCATACCGATCCCCCTCCGCGCAAGCGCTGCCACCAAGCAGAAGACGCCGCTTCGGGGGAGCCATCGGGCATACCTCGTGGGCGTGGCTCACCGCCGGCGCTCCCCCGGCGGGGGCGCCCTCGTCTTGCCTGCCGCGCTTCGCCGTGAAGCTCGCGCGGCTGAGCGAGGGGGACGGTTGTCCTAGAGAGCAGGGAGCAGCGCGGCCGCATGCTGACGATGGCATGAGCGGCATGATCGCTGCCTGCGGACCGCTCGCGAGGAGATGGTGCCCGCAGTGCTTGCGGCGGGGAAGAGAACGCGTCGTCAGCGCTGTCGGAGCGCGGTCTTCCCGCAGCGGGCCAAGGAAGGCTGGGGACGCCTGCGCCGGGGGGCACGGACCGCTCGCGCTGATGCCAGTGACCGCGGATTGCGTGCCGGCGGGCGCGGCGATTGCCGTGCGGTGGGCAGACGCGCCTTGTGGCAGCGGTCGGCGGCGGCCGGCCACTCCTCCTGCCGACGGGAGGACGGGCGGCGGTTGATGATGGAGCGGCCTGCCGGCAGCGGCGCCGCTCTCTCGCGGGAGGTATCATGAGGCGACGATGGTCGCGGCCGACCTCGCTCTCTACCCTCCTCATCGCCAGCACCGCGCTGTCGCGATGGGCCGGCGCGGCGCGATCGCCAGCCAGTCGCCGCTCGCTAGTGCCGCTGGGCTGCGCATCCTTCAGGAAGGAGGCAACGCGGTCGATGCCGCAATCGCGATCGCGGCGGTTGAATGCGTTGCCCTGCCGATGCTGTGCGGGCTTGGGGGCGACACATTCGCGATTGTCCATGCGCCCGATGGCCGGGTGCAGGCGCTGAACAGCAGCGGCGCCGCCCCGCTGGCACTGACCGCCGAGGAGTTTCGGCGGCGTGGGCTGACCCTGCCGCCGTTTCGGGGCGCGGAGTCGGCGGCCGTGCCGGGGAGCGTGGCGGCCTGGGAGGCGCTCTGCAACTCCTTTGGCACGATGCCGCTCTCGGCCCTGCTGGCGCCGGCGATCTGGTATGCCGAGCACGGCGTGCCGGTTGACGAGCGCCAGGCTGAGGTGATTGCGCTCGTTGCGCCAACCTTGCAGCAGGAAGCTCTGCGCGTCTACCTGCCGCGGGGACGGCCCCCTCTGCCGGGAGAACTGCTGGTCCAGCCGGCGGTGGCCGCCGCCTTGCGCGCGATTGCCGAGGGAGGCGCCGCCGCCTTCTATCGCGGGCCGCTGGCGGAGGCGATGGTCGCCGACCTGCAGCGAGGAGGGTCGCGCTACACGCTCGCCGATTTTGCTGCTCACCGAGCGGAAGTGCTCGCGCCGCTGCGCGGACGGTATCGCGGCTACGAGATCGTTCAGACCCCGCCGGTCTCGCAAGGCGCGGTCATGATCGAGGCGCTCCACCTCCTTGATGGGTTCGAGCTCGCGGGACCGCTTGACCCGAGAACGCTCCACCTTCAGGTCGAGGCAATCCGCCTTGCTTTTGCGGATCGGCGGCAGTATCTCGGCGATCCCCGCATGACGGCATTCGACGTCGCTGCGCTGCTCAGCCCGCAGTTTGCGGCGCGTCGGCGAGCAGCAATCGACCCCCACCGCGCCGGCAGCGGGGCGCCAGCGGGGCCGTTCGATTTTGGCGGCGACACAACGTCATTTGTCGTAGCGGATGCGACGGGCTGGGGAGTGTCGTTCATCCACAGCATCTCGTCGGCAGGGGGTGCGGGAGCGCTCGCAGGAGGAATTTTGCTCAACAACCGGCTTGGTCGCGGCTTCACCCTCGAGCCCGGCCATCCCAACGAACTTGCGCCCGGCAAGCGGACGATGCACACGCTGAACTGCTATGCGGTGCTGAAGGATGGCGTGCTGCGCTATCTCGGCGGCACGCCGGGAGGCGATGGCCAGCCGCAATGGAATCTCCAGGTGATCTGCAATCTGATCGATTTTGGAATGACGGTCCAAGAGGCGGCGGAATGGCCGCGCTGGATGGTCGCTCCGGCGACCGACCCGGTCACGCTTGACGACCCGCCGCGCCTCGATCTCGACGGCCGCTATCCGGCGGAAGTGGTCGACGCGCTGGGGCGCCTTGGTCACCCGGTTCGGCATGTCGCGCCCTGGGACCCAGGCCGCGTCGGCGCGGCAGTGCAGCTTCTGCATTGCGACCCAGAGCGCGGTGTGCTGAGCGCGGGCAGCGACCCTCGCGGCGCCGGGCAGGCGGTCGTTTGGTGATCGCGGCCGCGTTGGCGCACTGCGACTGGTGCGGCGTTGTGCTGCGCAGGCTCCGGATGCGGCGGCGCTCTTCCTGACGCCGCGCAGGGCAAGCGCACCGCCGCATACGGGGGGGGAGGCCGCTCGTTACTCTTCAGCGCGAGCTGCCGGGCAGGGCCGCCCTCGCGCGAGGGAGCGACAGCACAGTACGATTGGTACCAGTTTTGATGAAAGGCGAGAGATGCGGCGTGGGCTCCTCTGGGCGCTTGGATTGGTGACAGCGGCGCTCTTCCTGTTCGGAGCGTGTGGGGTTGGTTTCCTGCTCGGGGTAGCAGTGGGCGGAACAGTCGCCCCCTTCAGCGCTCCTGCTGTCGCTGTTATTGAGGTGACGGGGCCAATCACCAGCGGCGAAGGGGACCCGTTCGCCGGGGGCATGGCGGGCAGCGCCAAGATCGTGCGCTGGATCGAGCAAGCAGCAGACGATCCCCGCGTCCGCGCAATCGTCTTGCGGATCGACAGCCCGGGCGGCGATGTCACCGCCGCGGATGAGATCTACAACGCGGTGGTCAAGGCAAAAGCAAAAGAGAAAAAGGTTGTGGCCTCGTTCGGGTCGATGGCGGCCTCAGGCGGCTATTACATTGCTGCGCCGGCGGACCGGATCGTCGCTAATCCCACCTCAATTACAGGCAGCATCGGCGTCATCAGCGTTATCCCGGATGTCTCTGGGCTGCTCGCGAAGCTCGGCGTGGAAAGCTATATCTTCAAGAGCGGGCCGCACAAAGACAGCAGTTCTGGTCTCCGTCCCCTGACCGAGAGCGACCGCCGGATCTGGCAGTCGATCATCGACGATGTCTACGAGCGGTTCATCGAGGTCGTCGCCAAGGGCCGAGGCATGGACACCGCCACCGTGCGCGCGCTTGCTGATGGGCGGATCTTGACCGGCCGCCAAGCGCTCCAAGTGAAGCTGGTGGACGAACTGGGCGATTTGCCGGAAGCGATCCGAACCGCCAGCGAACTTGCGGGCATCTCAGGAGAGCCGTCCATCCTCACCTACCGCGACCGCGGCTTCTTCGCCGCGCTCGCCTCCTCGTGGCTGCGCCCGCCCTGGAGCGGAACGATGAGCGCGCTTGGCCTCGATGTTCGCGCGCCGGTGCAGTATCGCCTGCTGCCCTGACGCGCCGTACAATCGCCTCCAGAACTTGCCGGAGGCCACGAATGCGCCGCATCGCCGTCCCGCCGACACCGCTCGAGGCGTTCCCCGAGGTCCGGACGCCGCAGGGCACGCTCCGCCGCGTGA
Protein-coding regions in this window:
- a CDS encoding peroxiredoxin codes for the protein MSQPPQPGDQAPDFRLPSTAGEIVGSELWRDAKLVLAFYTEDGTPACQAQAQTLAEDLPLIEELGARLVAISADPLDSHARFAERLGGVPYPLASDLDLTVARAYGVADEEQKRSRRAVFVIDRGGVVIYANPWFSAASPEQRLALLEALGAAF
- a CDS encoding gamma-glutamyltransferase family protein — protein: MVAADLALYPPHRQHRAVAMGRRGAIASQSPLASAAGLRILQEGGNAVDAAIAIAAVECVALPMLCGLGGDTFAIVHAPDGRVQALNSSGAAPLALTAEEFRRRGLTLPPFRGAESAAVPGSVAAWEALCNSFGTMPLSALLAPAIWYAEHGVPVDERQAEVIALVAPTLQQEALRVYLPRGRPPLPGELLVQPAVAAALRAIAEGGAAAFYRGPLAEAMVADLQRGGSRYTLADFAAHRAEVLAPLRGRYRGYEIVQTPPVSQGAVMIEALHLLDGFELAGPLDPRTLHLQVEAIRLAFADRRQYLGDPRMTAFDVAALLSPQFAARRRAAIDPHRAGSGAPAGPFDFGGDTTSFVVADATGWGVSFIHSISSAGGAGALAGGILLNNRLGRGFTLEPGHPNELAPGKRTMHTLNCYAVLKDGVLRYLGGTPGGDGQPQWNLQVICNLIDFGMTVQEAAEWPRWMVAPATDPVTLDDPPRLDLDGRYPAEVVDALGRLGHPVRHVAPWDPGRVGAAVQLLHCDPERGVLSAGSDPRGAGQAVVW
- the sppA gene encoding signal peptide peptidase SppA, with translation MRRGLLWALGLVTAALFLFGACGVGFLLGVAVGGTVAPFSAPAVAVIEVTGPITSGEGDPFAGGMAGSAKIVRWIEQAADDPRVRAIVLRIDSPGGDVTAADEIYNAVVKAKAKEKKVVASFGSMAASGGYYIAAPADRIVANPTSITGSIGVISVIPDVSGLLAKLGVESYIFKSGPHKDSSSGLRPLTESDRRIWQSIIDDVYERFIEVVAKGRGMDTATVRALADGRILTGRQALQVKLVDELGDLPEAIRTASELAGISGEPSILTYRDRGFFAALASSWLRPPWSGTMSALGLDVRAPVQYRLLP